From the Hordeum vulgare subsp. vulgare chromosome 1H, MorexV3_pseudomolecules_assembly, whole genome shotgun sequence genome, the window GCCGGCCGATCCTGCCGCCACCGAAGCCCCTGCCACCGGCGCCGGAGCCCCCAGCCATCCTCGTCGCGTTCCGGCCGCCGGCCGACCCGCGTCGGCCCTGCCTCCCCGCGCCAGACCGGATCTGGATCGATCCCTCCGCCAGCCATGGGGCTTGGGAATCAAGCATGCCCGGCATGGTTGTGCGTCCTCCACAGCTCCATACCTCCCTCTGTTTTCCGTCTGAAGGAAGAAGATGGAGTTTCTGCAACATGaacttttgttgcaaaaaattattTTGCAGCAATACTTATGTTGCGGAAAGACGAAGGaaaaaactgcaacaaagcgattgtttcagaaactcgagcaTCGTTTCAGGAATTAGGCCAAAGCCCCACGTACGGATCGGATGGATGAGATCGACCGGATGCACCAAATCAAACGGCTGTAAAGGTGACGGATTACGCGTAGGTTGCCATAAAACAAGGGCTATGAAGGGTATTGGGAACTGGTGCACTTGCTTTTAAAGGAGTAAATTTTTTATTCTATTAATTTTACTTTTGTCGAATCCATTTAAATTTTTAAGGGATCGGTTAAAAAAGCcataaagaagaggaagaggaggaagcaaACACGTTTTAAGACCAGAAGGCTTGGATTCTTGTATCCGGTGACCGGTGAAGTATGACAATCGCATGAGAGCTGCACTGTGAATTGATTTTCTACTGGCGTCAGTTGACCGCTCCCCCGCGCCGTCTCCCTCCCGGAAAGATCTTCATTCCTTCCGCTCCGAAAACGACGGCGAGCCCCCGAAGACCGCGTCAGCCCGCTCCCTCCCCCCCACCCGCACGTCACTCCGCCCAAGTGTCCCGGCCGGCGCCTTGACTCCACGCCCGCCGTCGCCATCGCCCCCGCAGCTGGTTCTCGCTCGCTCCCACTCCAACCCAACAACGACACGACGACCGTCCTGGCCATACACCGACGCGacggcccctctctctctccctctctgacCACTTCTCCTCTCCACACCGGTGGCGCGGCTTATAATGCGCGCGCCGCGGAGCCGGGGAGCTTAACGGGCTCCCGGTGGAGtggggatgatgatgatggacTTGGGCGCCGCGCGCGCGACGCCGCCGTCGGCGCAGGAGGCGGCCGAGGCCGCCGTGCGCGCGGTCGGCTGCGGCTACGACCTCGCCGACGACCTCCGCCTCTTCCGCGCCAAGGACCGCCTGCTCgacctcggcggcggcggcggcgagcgggACATGTGCCTACCGGGCGGGGCCGTGGTGACCGGCGTGCCCGCGGGGGTCAGCGCCGACAAGGGCGAACGCGCGCGGTTCCGCTCCGACGTGCTCTCCTTCGCGCAGATGGCGGAGCACGTCAACCAGTCGCTGTCGCTCACGGGCAAGATACCGTCCGGCCCCTTCAACGCCATGTTCgactaccgcggctgctggcaccgggACGCCGCCGCCACGCGCAGCCTCTGCTTCGACGCCCGCCTCGTCGAGCTCTACGCCGTCGAGGCCCCCCGCGGCGCGCGCCTCGCCCTCCTCGCCCACGTCGCCCGCGACGTCCCGACCTCCTGGGACCCACCCGCGCTCGCCGCCTTCATCGACAGGCACGGCACCCACGTCGTCGTCGGCGTCAGGATGGGGGGCAAGGACGTCGTCTGCGTCAAGCAGCTCAAGGGCTCCGCCCTCGCGCCCAGCGACGTGCAGGCCCGCCTCAAGAAGCTcgccgacgccaccttctcccagTCCCAGGACCGACGACAGAGCTCTTCCGGCTCCAAGAGCCGCGGATCGTCGTCGCGGAGACCCCTCGGCCCCGGTTCCGCTGCCTGGCGCGCGTTCAGGTCGCCGGTCATCCACAACAAGGACGATGTCGTCGGCATCCACGTAAGGCGAGGCGGCGTCGACGACGGGCAGGGCCACGACGAGTGGCTCACCACCGTCGCCGGCTCGCCGGACGTCATATCCATGGCCTTCGTGCCCATCACCTCCCTGCTCACCGGCGTCCCCGGCCGCGGCTTCCTCAACCACGCCGTCAATCTCTACCTCAGATGTAGGATAATCTTTCAAACCCAGATATTTTCTCTTGTTCTCAGCTGGTGTGTGTGTCTCTGACCATCTTAACCAAATACGTATACTCCAGACAAGCCGCCGATAGAGGAGCTGGAGCAGTTCCTGGAGTTCCAGGTGCCGCGGCAGTGGGCGCCGGAGTTCGGCGAGCTCCCACTGGCTCTCGGCccgcagaggaagaagaagaaggacagccTGCCGTCGCTCCAGTTCACGCTCATGGGGCCCAAGCTCCGGGTCAACACGGCCAAGGTGGACTCCGGGGGGCGGCCGGTGACGGGCATCCGACTGTTCCTGGAGGGCAAGAAGAACAGCCGGCTGGGCGTGCACCTGCAGCACCTGTCGGCGACGCCGCGCGCTGTCCCCGTCGTCGTCGGCGAGGCGGTCACCGCCACCGGCGGGGACGCCGTGAACGAGCGCGCCTACTTCGAGCCCGTGAGGTCGTCGCTGCTGACGCACGCGTGCACGGCGCCGGTGCAGCACAACGGGGCGCGCATCGACGACTGCGCGGCCGTGGTGACCGCGGCCTGGCTGGAGGTGCGCGAGGCGTGCCTGAAGAAGGTGCTCTTCCTGCGGCTGGGCTTCTCCGGCGTGGCGCGGACCAAGATACGGCGGTCAGAGTGGGACGGCCCGCTCGCCACGACCCGCAAGTCAGGCTCGCTGTCGGCGATGCTCAGCGCGGCACTGTCCGGCACCGCCGCTATACCACCGCAGGCGGAGCCGATGGAGGGGAAGGTGGAGGTGAACTCCGCCGTGTTCCCCAAGGGCCCGCCGGTGCCACTGCCCGTGCAGAAGATGGCGAAGTACATCGACACTACGGAGGTGACAAGGGGCCCTGACGACCTGCCGGGGTACTGGGTGGTCACCGGCGCCAAGCTCTGCGTGGAAGGCGGCAAGGTGGCGCTCAAGGCCAAGTACTCGCTGCTCATCTCGGCGCCAGAGGACGACGATGTTTGAATCAGTTGTGCATATGGTGTACAGACTACAGAGTGCGCGCACACATCAAGAGACAGTACAGACTAGTAGATTAGAGAGTGCTTGTCAATTCTTGTAAATCAGGAACAGTTAGAGCAATTCCAACCGGTCTAACTCCAACCGGAACGACGGCTTTGTTCGTCTTTGTCCGTTTGAATCGACTACTCCGTCCTCATTTATAAATGAATCGATCCTGTGTTTAACGTGTCGACTCATTTTTTTCACGCATGAACAATTTTCAGTGCTGCACATCTTGCCAAAATGTCGAAGCCTTTTGCTCGGAACCTGTCTTGGGGTCTTGACCAATGTATCTCCAACATTCATAAAAAAGTTTGCCCTCATCTTGTGTGTATGCTTTCGTCCGCTTGCTCTTCCGCTTCTTCTTTGCATTGGCTTTGGCGGGGAGCGGTTCCTCGAACAATGGCTCTCCCTCGATGTCCACTTCATCATCCTCTTCGTGTAGGTCATAGTCTTCCGAGAACTCGTGATCTAGTGCAAAAGAGCCACCCATGCCGAGTTGGTCCTCCATGAGGGGTTCAGACATGCCTGCATTGTCATCACCAAAGGTGTACCCCAATGCCATCATGCCCAGCCATGAAGGGGCTTCACCCATCTTGGCTTTGTGTCTCTTCGCGATTGAAGGAAGCGTTGCTGCCACCACCTTCGTAGATGAGGCTCTCCATGAAAATGCGGTTGGCCTTCTCTTCCGTAGCCGGCATTTCGATGAACAGGTTGCGGGTGTTCTCCACGGCGTCGCCTGGGAGCTCGCGAGGCCGCTTGCGCACACCCCAGAAGGACGATCCACCTCCTACAGGCACCGCGTTGAGGTCGATGCACGCGGGGGCTGGAGTGCCAGACACGACCACACTCACCTCCCGTGAACCGAAGCCCGTAGAGTAGGATAAACGGAAGGTCTGCGGGTGGTGGTGTCGTTGGAAGCCGTGGAGGACATGCGCGGCAAGTCCATAAGTGGGTGACGAAGGGGCGGTGAGCCGGTGTTGGCCACGGCTGCAGCGACCCAGGGTTTAACCCTAGTATCAGCAGGGTTTGCCTTGTAGCTCGCGGACGAGCTGGTTGGTCTTCACGTCATTGGCCTCTTGCTCTAAGGCAGCGGCAAGGGTGGACGCGGCCGCGACCTCGTTCCTAGCTTCTTGTTGATGCCAACAGTTCTTCCTCAATGATTGATCGACGCACTCCACGGGCGTCAGCATCTTCTTCTTGACCGATGCTGGCCCTTTAGCCCTTTTCACCCACCGCGACTACCAACAGCATCGAGGGTCAGCACGTCAACGTCCATGACACGACTACCAACAGCATCATCGAGGGTCAGCACGTCAGTGTCCATGACGCGCACGGGGAGGGGTGAGCGAGAGAATGATGGTTATGTGCCACCGACAAGTGGGCAAAGCGAAGAAGGTAGGCCGTATCGTGGGTGTTCTCATGGACGCAAATCCGGTCTAAATTTAAGCCTGAATGGGTCACGAACGGATAAAAAACGGACACGCGTCCGTTTGGTCCGCGCGTTGGGCCAACTTTTGTGTCCACGGCAACACAAATGGACAGAGACGGACGACTTTCGTCCGGTTGGAATTGCTCTTAGAGGTGCAAGCCTCAGAAAAAAGAGCTGTTGAAATTTGTCAAGTGTAAATTTTTTTAGCTTAATTCCTTGCTGTAACTGTAATTGTAAGATGGAATGGCTTGAACCAGCATCCACCTATTTGTATCGCAAAACCCAACAGAACTGAACCTCTGATATCATCGTCATCCTCGTCCTCGTCACACAAGTTcagttaagaaacacagttgcaTCTAATGTACATGCATCAAGCACAGAGGGTGCTCCGTTTCTCGGCCGAATAGCTCGAAAGGCCACCTTAAAACCTCTCCATGGTACCAACCACCGGCTGTGCCTCCACGCGCGGCTTCTTCTGGGAAAGATAGGGACCCCTTCTAACTGCCTCGTTCAGCTGCAGCAAGAGACATTTGTTCCCTCGATCAACAGTCACGCTTCAAACAACAAGAACCAGTGGATACAAGAACCGGGGACATACCTTTCCAATGAGTTCAGAAAGGCTCGGCTCATGAAGAAGGTGCGACGATGCCAAGGCCTTGTTGATTGCAACACAGCAAGCATACCGTGCCTCCATGCCTATGATAGTATGTCGAACCAATGTCATCATCAGAACAGTTGGTTCAGTAAACAGAATATCACATGGTTCATGACTGGATTAGCAGCAAAGAACAGCTCCAGCGTATTGCCAAGAGCCAATGATGCTAGGAGGTCAGAAGGCAGTTGGACACTTGCACGTGCACTAAACATCAGAGCAAAACATTTGGATTGAGGGAAGTTAAGCGGGCACATTACGTGTAAGCCTACATCATCGGCAGCGAACTCCAAATAAGTTATGCAAATGCTAAAAGGAACATAGCAGCAGTGCAGCACACTATGTTTGGCGGGAAAAAAGTCTACTTCAGAATGAGAGATGTATGCTTCTATAAGAAATGACACGTCTGTAGTGGTTACTGCATTAGTATGAGAATTACTACTACTTCCTTACCAAGTTTTGTTGTCTCCATTTTTGGATCCGTAACAACTCCGATTATCTCTGGCTTTGAGCAAACTTCCCTTAGGCACCATTCTCGGACAACCAGTCCTGATAGTACTCTGTAACCCTGCAAACATTAATGTGATTCAATCAGTATAATACGATTTGATTACTTAAAACATAACAAGGCAATAGAGATGGAAAGAAAATACAGCGACAAGTAGACATTAGCAAGAACTGCTTACAGCAATCCGAACGTCTGGATCTTGTTGTAGAATTGAGAGAAGAAGAGCCTGCCAAAAATTAAAAGGAAACCGCTATAAAGGCAAATTATAACCATCAAGTGAGAAAGATAAAACTAGAGAAAATTGTGTTGCCGTAACTGAAGGAGTTAATTTTGGACTGTTTGATGCTGCACTGTAGACTAAACGCTTCAGGCACTCTTCTGCTTGATAATCATCCAGTTTCATCTGGTCTTCTTCTCGATCAACACCACATATGCTTCCAAATGCATGTAAAGCGGCCTGAAAGTTTCAAAGTATCACTCTAAGAGGAATAGTTTCTGGAGATTTTGCCAATGActaaaatagtactccctccgtccggaattacttgtcgcacaaatgGATAAAATTGGATGTATCTAGAACATCTGGAtacatccattcttgtgacaagtatttccggacggaaggAGTAGTAAACAAACTTACCAGCTGTTTCCCTCTGCCCTGCCTATCAAAGGACATTTCTACCACATGTTTAGCAACATTTGGTGGATCAGAGAACAACAAGCATGCTCCTTGACTTGCTATTTCACCAACAGGGCCAGAGAAACAAAGAGCAAGTCAGATCATGAAATGAAGTATTATGGTTAATGAGATCACTCCCAAACAGATGCAGGTTTCAGTACAACAGAAGGTtacaagaaagaaataaaaacataaCTTACTTGTACCAATTAGACCTAAGGTCTCCAATGCGCTCTCAATTTCATCAGTATTTTGACTTTCCTCCGTCCTCAATATTTTGTCTATGGCCAAGAGCAGGTTCGTAACACCTAACATGGAGAAATCTTGATTAACATATCAATGATTAACATATCAATCTAGTACCCTTTTTTAGAGAATCGCACCAAAGACACCCTCACACAGATAATACCTATGTAGCATACAAGGTCTCAGCAACGACCCAACGAATGGGTTATCAGAAATTAGCATAGAAGCTATGTTCAGAATCATGTGTTTTTTTTAATGAAGGGGCTTTTCTCAATACATTTCCATTTAGTAGAGTACGGTACGAAGAAACAAAATGTAGCGGAGAACACACTATAAATCATACAATGATCAATAGTGCACACAATTAAAAAATCTACAATATAAGTGAAATATTTAGCAGCGCTGATAGACTGAAAGTGTAAGTAGCTGCAAGCCATATCATGCTTACAAGATTGTTCTATGGTCATAAAAGCGTCAGCTGAAGCAAGAAGCCTCCCACTGATCAATGATGCCCTTGACCGTACAATAGAATCAGCTGAGGGATCGCTGCACAAGGACCAAAGATAGGCAACATAAAGCGGCTGAAAGACAAAATAGGAAAAACACAAATATGGGGGCAACAGCTGTGTACTTAATCACATCAGTTATGTGTTGAAGCAAACTGGTCTTTAACAAGAACATGTTGCTGTGAGGGTGCTCCGCAAGCTGCAATACAagtaaagacataattagctaaaatGTGTAGTTTATCCCAGAAATTCTACAATCTTGCATTCTTAGATCTCTATCATCAACAATTACATAATGAAATTCGTTTCACATAACATGTGATGAACAAGAGATACTAGTGTGAGTTTAGGCCAATGAAGATAAAGAAAAGGTGCAAAATATTTGGTTTCAAAGATATAGTATAATAAAAAGATCACCCAGCAAACATAGATGGCTGAGGCTGACTGTAGATTTTCACTGGCACAGAGTTAGACTGACTACATTTAAAGAAATTACACGATCTTCAAAAATTCCTCCTAACAAACGTAGACTCAAGAGACTTTCAGTGGTGGACTTGAAGTGGCAAAGAATTAGACTGTTTCTAACTGTAGTATAGCTGGTCTGTCCAGCTTTGGCTTGTTTAGGggttttatttcttattttccttctcttacctatgttttgtttttgttttgatcAATATAGTTATGCAGCAGAAATGGAGAATCCACCACATTCTTACAGAAACCGGGCTACAAGATACATACATCCTTCCCTCAGGAAAGAGGGATGCATGAATCCGGTGATAACAAAGGAAATATGTGAAGGCAATCCAAGTAAGACATAGTATTACCTCATAGAGGACCTCTAGTGCACTCAGGGTTTTAAGCATGTCTTTTCTATCTTTTATCTCGTCCTCAAATAAGCTGAGAAGGTTTGAGTCACGAATTGCAGTAGCAGTACAACTTGATGCGGCAAAGAGCTTAGCTATCAAAGATAGAATGCGAATTCGTGCCTGCAAAGAAGAGGAACAGCACCATAAGCAGGTTTAACAGAACCATACTAATAGCACCTAGTACCACATACATAACTATTCTTCTGTATCACACTAGATAGCTATTTTGCATCTCAACACACATAAGTAATCTGCTAGTATTGGCAAAACAGTTCTGTGATAAACTAATTTAGATATTACTAAATTGTAGGCTGCcattggcccaagagccatgtattGATTATTTCACAAATTGACATAATAACGGTGGCGTTTGGTACCATACCATTGAGGATGACTGGGCTGCCACTTTGTTGAGTTGCAATCCTTGCCCATCTGGTGGAAATATGATATCCTGAaagccaaaaccaaaataaaaatattagCATCTGCTAACCACATTAAGAGGGAGATACGTTCAGCATTTATGGAAAAAGAATATTATACTCACGGTCCCTTTAGGAATTTCTGCTAGACGCTTTATGGCATCCAAAACAATTGCTGAGATCTCTTCGTCTCTACAGAAAGCAAACATAACTAATAGTAAGTAAAATACAAGCATAATGCATGTCATGGGACATGACTTGTCAGATGTAGTTTGATAATAAGAATACCCCTCAATCAAGCAGTTGATCAGAAGAGGGTACAGATTGTGCTGTACAAATGTGTCCAcggcaa encodes:
- the LOC123449797 gene encoding uncharacterized protein LOC123449797; this encodes MDAAAEMDAGELEAVFRAAADFASYPGVHGEDAVRQFLEQFPLHDLLGALQSQGAEPETVETVAACLDKVFSSRYGASLLPSYAAFIEAGLLTNLNNIRQLACKAVVHLLDKAEDSDVAVDTFVQHNLYPLLINCLIEGDEEISAIVLDAIKRLAEIPKGTDIIFPPDGQGLQLNKVAAQSSSMARIRILSLIAKLFAASSCTATAIRDSNLLSLFEDEIKDRKDMLKTLSALEVLYELAEHPHSNMFLLKTSLLQHITDVINDPSADSIVRSRASLISGRLLASADAFMTIEQSCVTNLLLAIDKILRTEESQNTDEIESALETLGLIGTTSQGACLLFSDPPNVAKHVVEMSFDRQGRGKQLAALHAFGSICGVDREEDQMKLDDYQAEECLKRLVYSAASNSPKLTPSALLLSILQQDPDVRIAGYRVLSGLVVREWCLREVCSKPEIIGVVTDPKMETTKLGMEARYACCVAINKALASSHLLHEPSLSELIGKLNEAVRRGPYLSQKKPRVEAQPVVGTMERF
- the LOC123418963 gene encoding MACPF domain-containing protein NSL1-like encodes the protein MMMMDLGAARATPPSAQEAAEAAVRAVGCGYDLADDLRLFRAKDRLLDLGGGGGERDMCLPGGAVVTGVPAGVSADKGERARFRSDVLSFAQMAEHVNQSLSLTGKIPSGPFNAMFDYRGCWHRDAAATRSLCFDARLVELYAVEAPRGARLALLAHVARDVPTSWDPPALAAFIDRHGTHVVVGVRMGGKDVVCVKQLKGSALAPSDVQARLKKLADATFSQSQDRRQSSSGSKSRGSSSRRPLGPGSAAWRAFRSPVIHNKDDVVGIHVRRGGVDDGQGHDEWLTTVAGSPDVISMAFVPITSLLTGVPGRGFLNHAVNLYLRYKPPIEELEQFLEFQVPRQWAPEFGELPLALGPQRKKKKDSLPSLQFTLMGPKLRVNTAKVDSGGRPVTGIRLFLEGKKNSRLGVHLQHLSATPRAVPVVVGEAVTATGGDAVNERAYFEPVRSSLLTHACTAPVQHNGARIDDCAAVVTAAWLEVREACLKKVLFLRLGFSGVARTKIRRSEWDGPLATTRKSGSLSAMLSAALSGTAAIPPQAEPMEGKVEVNSAVFPKGPPVPLPVQKMAKYIDTTEVTRGPDDLPGYWVVTGAKLCVEGGKVALKAKYSLLISAPEDDDV